Sequence from the Malaciobacter pacificus genome:
ACTATGATTTATGAAGATGTAGTTGATGAGTTTAATCAATTAAAACTAAAATATGGATATGCAAATTTCGATGATTTATTAACTATTATGTTAACAACTTTGGAAGAAAAAGAGTTTGATTTTAAAGAGATATTAGTTGATGAGTACCAAGATACAAATCCTTTACAAGGTAGACTTTTAGATGCTTTTAAACCTAAATCACTATTTTGTGTAGGTGATTATGACCAAAGTATTTATGCTTTTAATGGTTCAGATATTGGAATTATTTCAACATTTGCTAAAAGATATAATGATGCTGAAGTTTTTACATTAAGAAAAAATTATCGTTCAACAAAACCAATATTAGATTTAGCTACAAAGGTAATTGAACATAATGAAAGAGTTTATGAAAAGAAACTTGAAGTTATTAGAACTGAGAGTGAATATAAACCTAAACTTTTAGCCTTTAATGAATTATTTAATCAATACCATTACATTTCAGAACTAATTTCAAAAAGCTCAACTCCCCATGAAGAAATAGCTATTATATATAGAAACAACTCAAGTGCAGATGGAATTGAAACAAACTTAAGAGAGTACAATATACCAGCTAAAAGAAAAGGTGGTATGAGTTTCTTTGATTCTGTAGAGATAAAATTTATTATTGATATTTTAGTTATGCAAATTTCCCACAATGATATGATGGCTTTTATTCACGTAATAGAGCATGGAAAAGGGATTGGAAAAGCAATAGCAAAAGATATTTTTGATGCTTTAATAAAATTAGGACAAGGTGATTTATTAGAAGGTTTATTTCATCCAGACCAAAATATTAAAAATCCCTATGAAACAGGAAGAATAAAGAATGTTCAATTAGGTCTATTTGATGATTTTATAGAATTAGGTTCTATTTCTAAATTCAAAGATTGTAATTTTGAAGAAGGTTTTTTGTCAAATCCTATATTAAAGCATCCAAAATTAAATGTTGATGGAGCTAAGTTTTTATACGATTTTTATCTTTTAATGAAACATTTAAGAAGAACAAAAAATCCATCAACACTTGTTAAAAGTATTACTTCATCTATGATTTACTCAAAAATTAAAGAGTTTTTATCTACAAAAAGAGCAACTCAAAAAGATGGAACAGTAAATCCTATGCAAAAAACAAAATCTTTAGCAAGATTAAATAGAAAAGTTCTACTTTTAATAAATCTTTCAAAAAATTTCAATGATTTATCCAAATTTATTAATTCAATGATTCTTGGTGGTGGGGAGATGAGTGAAGGTGAAGGAGTTAATCTTTTATCAATTCATGCTAGTAAAGGCCTAGAATTCAAGGAAGTTTACGTTATTGATTTAATGGATGGAAGATTTCCTAATAGAAAATTAATGAGTAAAGGTGGTAGCATAGAAGAAGAGAGAAGACTTTTTTATGTTGCAGTTACTAGAGCTAAAGATATACTATATTTGAGTTATGCAAAGTATGATAAAATCAAAAAACTTACCTTTGTAGCAAGTCCTTTTTTACATGAAGCAGGACTGATAAAAGAAGAAAAAGAAGAAGATTCTTTATAATTATTTTATAATTTTTTTCCAATAATAACTATTTTTGCTAATCTAATATAATTAAATAAGATATGAATTAAATAGCCTAAGTATAGCGTTTTATGAATCTTGACAAAAAAACTCTTCATTTACTTTTAAAAAAATAATTTTTTTAAAAGTAAAAAAAATAAGAATATATTAGAATATTTTTTAATCAAAAAAATCTCTTTAATTTTTATTGAAATGAATATATATTCACTAAAAAAGTCAACTTATAATTATCATAAATTAGTCTAATATGACTATTTTATGGGTGCTACGTGAATGCTATGAATCAATTGAGTATTTTCATTATTCCATAAGAAAAACTAATAAATTAAGTTTTATTTTAAGTTATTAGAACTATAATATATGTCGATAAAGATTTTTTATAAGTATTGTCAAATAATTTTAGGAGGTACTCACTTGAAAAAAATTAATATTTTCAATAAAGAGTCAAATAGTCCTTCTTTAGAAGCATCTTCAAGAAGAGAGTTTTTTAAGAAAACAGCTGTTTACTCTGCTGGAGCCTTAAGTGCTGCAAGTGTAATATCACCAGTTTCTGCGAAAGCTGATGATCCTGCAATCATGAATGAAGCACCTTGGGGACAAAAGTTAGGTGATCCTGTAGATAAGAATCTATATGGTATGCCATCACCTTATGAACACAATAACATTAGAAGAACACATCCAATTTTCTCTTCTGGAGATTATTATGCTTCTGTTGCTATGTGTCCAATTCACGAATCAGAAGGAATTATTACTCCTAATGGTTTATTCTTTGTAAGAGATCATGGTGGAACAGCTCATATTGATCCAAAAGAGTGGAGATTAATGATTCATGGTAAAGTTAAAAAAGAGATCGTTTTAACTTTAGAAGATTTACAAAGATATCCAAGTGAAACTAGAATTTACTTTATGGAATGTCCAGCTAATGGTGCTCCAGAATGGAGAGGACCACAGTTTAATAACTTACAATTTATGAAAGGTTTAATGAGTGCTGCAGCATGGACTGGTGTAATGCTTAAAACTATTTTAGAAGATGTAGGTCTAGATAAAGATGCTGTATGGATGTTAGCAGAAGGTAGTGATAATGCTTCAAATCCAAGAACAATTCCAGTTGAAAAAGCTTTAGATGATGTAATGGTTGTTTGGGCTCAAAATGGTGAAGCATTAAGAGCAGAGCAAGGTTATCCTGTAAGACTTATCGTTCCAGGATGGGAAGGTAACTTAAATACTAAATGGTTAAGAAGATTAGAGTTTAGTGATAAGCCATGGCACTCAAAAGAAGAAACTTCTAAATATACTATGTTACAAAAATCAGGAAAAGCGATTAGATATTTCTGGGTTAATGAAGTTAACTCTGTAATTACTTCTCCATGTCCTGAAAAACCATGGACACACTTGAAAAAAGGTGATATGGTTGAAATTGAAGGTATAGCATGGTCAGGACATGGAACTATCACTGGTGTTGATATTTCACTTGATGGTGGTAACAACTGGAAAAAAGCTAGCTTAAAAGGTTTAGTTTTACCTAAATCTTGGACTAGATTTAGTTATGTAATAAAATGGGATGGCAAGCCATTATTATTAGCTTCTAGAGCTACTGATGACTTTGGAAATATCCAACCTACAATTGATGAAGAGACATCTGCTGTTGGTGTTGAGTCAGTATATCACAGAAATGCTATTGTAACATGGGAAATTAATAAGAAAGGAGAATGTAACAATGTTCAAATTAGAAAACATAACAAAAAAGCTTAATTCTTCTATTCTTGCACTAGGAGCTTCAGCTTTATTAGCAAGTTCGTTATATGCTGCTAATGGTGTATCTGTTGATGGTGCTGTTAAATATCCAACAAAAGATGGTAAATATGGACCATACTATGTTCCTACAACTGATGGTAAAAATTTTAATAATGGAAGAGCTGCAACTAAAAATGAAATTGCAGTTTGGAATATTGATGTAAGACCTGATGGTGAAGGTTTACCAAAATATGATATGAAACATGGAAAACCAGTTATGGAAGATGGAGAGCCTAAAAAAGCTGAAGGTTCAGTTGAATGGGGTGAAGAGTTATATGATGCTCAATGTGCTATGTGTCATGGTGAGTATGGAATTGGTGGAAAAGGTTATCCAATGCTTGCTGGAGGAACTGTAGCGTCATTAAAGATTCAAAGACTTAATCCAGCCGATGAAAATCCTAATCCAGAAACTCCAATTAGAACAATTGGTTCTTATTGGCCATATGCAAGTACTGTATATTGGTATGTGCAAGATTCAATGCCATTTAATCATCCTAAGAGTTTAACTAATAGTGAGACTTATGCTATTACTGCATATTTATTATCTATTAATAATGTTAAATACGAAGGTGAAGAGATGGATTATGAATTCGTA
This genomic interval carries:
- the soxC gene encoding sulfite dehydrogenase, producing MKKINIFNKESNSPSLEASSRREFFKKTAVYSAGALSAASVISPVSAKADDPAIMNEAPWGQKLGDPVDKNLYGMPSPYEHNNIRRTHPIFSSGDYYASVAMCPIHESEGIITPNGLFFVRDHGGTAHIDPKEWRLMIHGKVKKEIVLTLEDLQRYPSETRIYFMECPANGAPEWRGPQFNNLQFMKGLMSAAAWTGVMLKTILEDVGLDKDAVWMLAEGSDNASNPRTIPVEKALDDVMVVWAQNGEALRAEQGYPVRLIVPGWEGNLNTKWLRRLEFSDKPWHSKEETSKYTMLQKSGKAIRYFWVNEVNSVITSPCPEKPWTHLKKGDMVEIEGIAWSGHGTITGVDISLDGGNNWKKASLKGLVLPKSWTRFSYVIKWDGKPLLLASRATDDFGNIQPTIDEETSAVGVESVYHRNAIVTWEINKKGECNNVQIRKHNKKA
- a CDS encoding c-type cytochrome yields the protein MFKLENITKKLNSSILALGASALLASSLYAANGVSVDGAVKYPTKDGKYGPYYVPTTDGKNFNNGRAATKNEIAVWNIDVRPDGEGLPKYDMKHGKPVMEDGEPKKAEGSVEWGEELYDAQCAMCHGEYGIGGKGYPMLAGGTVASLKIQRLNPADENPNPETPIRTIGSYWPYASTVYWYVQDSMPFNHPKSLTNSETYAITAYLLSINNVKYEGEEMDYEFVLDREKMMKIKMPNADGFYPEVDTKNPQDGIENMRKLLSDPTIYGKGTKCMTNCFEKQYGKGTTVDDLLMKIKIPLDDGIVQPVSTERSLPEKKAEGSVHPGKAGYEAKCSACHANQAIGAPVLGDKDAWAKVMNKGLDAVYKNALNGINAMPPKGGHMDTPDDEIKQIVDYMIEASK
- a CDS encoding ATP-dependent helicase — translated: MPLSNLNEEQLSAATCPSGYNLIIASAGTGKTSTIVGRIANLINSGVKPNEILLLTFTNKAAAEMVQRVAKFFGKDIAKQIMAGTFHSVSYKLLKELNVNITLKQPSELKTLFRSVYEKRVFYERQEDVNPYDGGYLYDMYSLFLNSNEGEDFATWIKNKNPDHELYTMIYEDVVDEFNQLKLKYGYANFDDLLTIMLTTLEEKEFDFKEILVDEYQDTNPLQGRLLDAFKPKSLFCVGDYDQSIYAFNGSDIGIISTFAKRYNDAEVFTLRKNYRSTKPILDLATKVIEHNERVYEKKLEVIRTESEYKPKLLAFNELFNQYHYISELISKSSTPHEEIAIIYRNNSSADGIETNLREYNIPAKRKGGMSFFDSVEIKFIIDILVMQISHNDMMAFIHVIEHGKGIGKAIAKDIFDALIKLGQGDLLEGLFHPDQNIKNPYETGRIKNVQLGLFDDFIELGSISKFKDCNFEEGFLSNPILKHPKLNVDGAKFLYDFYLLMKHLRRTKNPSTLVKSITSSMIYSKIKEFLSTKRATQKDGTVNPMQKTKSLARLNRKVLLLINLSKNFNDLSKFINSMILGGGEMSEGEGVNLLSIHASKGLEFKEVYVIDLMDGRFPNRKLMSKGGSIEEERRLFYVAVTRAKDILYLSYAKYDKIKKLTFVASPFLHEAGLIKEEKEEDSL